CGGCCCACAGGGCGCTGAAGGCCGGGGCGCGCGAGCGGGCGTGGACCAGGCTGACCTTCTCGCGGCGGATCAGGTCGATCATCCGCGCGGCGTTGCCCAGCATGATCAGCGGGTTCTTCGACTGGGCGGGCATCTGCGCCAGGCGGCCGCCGTCGGCCTCCAGGCGCGCGGCCATGCGACCGCCTTTGGTGGCGACCAGCGCCTTGCCGCCCTGGGCGATCACGCCGTGGGCGACGTCGATCGTCGTCTGTTCGGCCCCGCCGGTTTCCAGCTCCGGGGTCACCTGCAGAAGCGTGAAATCGTCGGGAAGGATGGACACGCGTTGCTCTAACCAGATTAGGGGGTCGTAGTTATCGAAATGAACGAGGCCGCGCCATGACCGATTCCCTTCAGACCCTCGTTCGCAACGACAATCTGCGGTTGGCGTACCGGATCGTCCACGGAACCCAGCCCACGGTTGTGTGGCTTGGCGGATTCCACTCCGACATGACCGGAACCAAGGCCCAGGTTCTGGCCGATCAGGCCCAGGCGACGGGCGGCGGTTATCTGCGGTTCGACTACTTCGGCCATGGCGAGTCCGACGGCGACTTCGCTGACGGCACGATCAGCCGCTGGCGCGAGGACGCCCTGGCGGTGCTCGACGAACTGACCGAGGGGCCGTTGGTGCTGGTCGGCTCGTCGATGGGCGGCTGGCTGGCGTGCCTGGCCGCCATCGCCCGGCCCGACCGGGTCAAGGCCATGGTCCTGATCGCCCCGGCGCCGGACTTCACCGAGAAGCTGATGGAGCCCGAGCTGTCGGTCGAGGCCAAGGCGGCGATCGCCCGCGACGGCCGCTGGGTCCGGCCTTCGGAATACGATGACGGCGGCTATCCGATCACCCGGCAATTGCTGGAGGATGGGGCGCGGTGGTCGATCCTGTCGGGGACCGTGCCGATCGACGTTCCGGTGCGCGTCCTGCAGGGCGGCGCCGATCCGGACGTGCCGTGGACCCACGCCCTGGAACTGGCCAACAGCCTGGCCTCCGACGACGTGGTCTTCACCCTGATCAAGGACGGCGATCACCGCCTGTCGCGGCCGCAGGACCTGGAGCGCCTGGTCGCGGCGGTGGCCGAGGCCCGCATGCTGGCCGAACCGGTCGAGGACGACCCCGTGGCGCGCCGTCTGGCCCGAGCCGCTCGCGCTCGCGCGGCGGGACAGGCTCCAGGCGCCTCGTGGGCGGCCGCCGACATGGGGCCGGACGAGGAATAGCTGGCCTTTTTCATCGTCGGTCGTATGGTGTGTTCACGACTTGTTCGAGAAGGCCGATGACGAAATCCGCTCCTCTCCGCATAGAACTCGACGGCGATCTGGACCGGCGCTTGTCCGAGGTCGCCGAGGTCATGGATCAGCCGAAGGCGGCGTTGATCGAACGGGCAGTGCGCGACTTCCTCGAGCTGCGCGATTGGCAGGACGCGGCGATCGACGAAGGTTTGCGTGCGGCCGAGGAGGGACGGGTCTTCGAGCACGACGAAATCGCGGAATGGGTCGCCTCCTGGGATACGCCGAACGAACGGCCCATGCCCACACGCGATTGATTGCATGCGCATCGTTTGGACTGAGCCCGCTGTGCGCGACCTCGCCTTCGCTCGGGCATGGATCGCTCAGGATCGCCCCATGGCCGCCGCAAGCCAGGTTCAGCGGATCGTCGATGCGGTCGCGGGGCTTCGCGACTTCCCCAGCATCGGACGACCAGGGCGTCGTGGCGGCGCGCGCGAACTCATTGTGCCCGGAGGTCCCTTTATCGTCGCGTACAAGGTCCGTGGCGACGAGATCGCGATCCTCGGAGTCTTCCACGGCGCTCGCCGCTGGCCGGACAGCCTCTAGTCCCCCGCCTTCAGGATCGCCGCCAGCCCCTCGCGATAGGTCGGATACTTCGGTCGCCAGCCCAGCTCGGCCTTGGCCAGAGCGTTCGAGACGCGCTTGTTCTCGGCGTAGAAGCGGCGGGTGGCGGGCGACAGGCCCATCTCGTTGAACGGCAGGTCGGGTGGGACCGCGACGCCCAGCAGGCTGGCGGCGTGCTCCATGACGTCCTGCGGCGGGGCCGGCTCGTCGTCGACCAGGTTGTAGACGCCGCCCGCCCGGGGCCGGTCCAGCGAGGCCAGCAGGCCCGAGACGATGTCTTCCAGATGGATGCGGCTGAACACCTGGCCCGGCTTGACGATGCGGCGGCCTTCGCCGGCCCGCAGGCGGTCCAGGGCGCTGCGGCCGGGGCCGTAGATGCCGGGCAGGCGGAAGGTGGTCACCGTCAGGCCCATGCCCCGTCCGACCTCCTGCCAGTCGCGCTCGGCCCCGACCCGGCGCGCGCCCTCGACCGACTGGGCCTTCAGCGGCGAGCTTTCGAACACCCAGCGCCCCTCGAAGTCGCCGTAGACGCCGGTGGTCGACAGATAGCCGATCCAGTCGGGGAAGGCCTGGGCGGCGGCCAGGGCGGGGATCACCGCCTCCAGCCCCGGACAGCCGTCGGAAGAGGGCGGGGCGGTGATCAGCACGGCGTTGACGCCGACCAGGGCGGCGGTCAGGGCGTCACGGTCCTCGGCGTCGACAGGCTGGACGCCCAGGGCGCTCAGTTCGGCGGCGCGCCCGGCGTCACGCACTGTCGCGGCGACGCTCCAGCCGCGCGCGATCAGCGCCCGCGCGAAGGCCTGGCCGACATAACCCAATCCGAACACGAACAGACGCAAGACGCTCTAGTCCCCGAAAAGAAGGGGGCGAATGAGCGGACAAAACGGACGTTCGCGCAAGAGCGGATCCTTCCCCTTGGGAGGAGGACGTTGACGTTGTCCACAATGACGCGCCCGAACCGGCGTCAGACCGCTTGCCAACCGCAAGGCGCTCTGCCATAAGCCGCCTCCTCGTCGCGGGGCGCTGTTTTCAGCCCTTCCGATGCGGGCGTAGCTCAGTGGTAGAGCACAACCTTGCCAAGGTTGGGGTCGAGAGTTCGAATCTCTTCGCCCGCTCCATTCTCCGGCTTCCGGAGCGTGGAACGAGACCCGAAATATCCCGGATGCGGGCGTAGCTCAGTGGTAGAGCACAACCTTGCCAAGGTTGGGGTCGAGAGTTCGAATCTCTTCGCCCGCTCCAATTTCCCTCCCAAAAATTGAAGCGTGACGCATCCGGTGGGCTCCTGTTAGGCCTATGGAACCCGTCGCGCAGGCCGCCGTTCCTGATCGGTGATCACCCTGCGCGGGGCGGGTGAGGCTGGGAATGCTGGACCATGACTCGATATGATCTCGGACGCACGCGCGTCGGCCGTCTGGCGGCGATCGCGGCGGTGCTGACCCTGGCGAGCGCGGCCCAGGTCCAGGCTCAAGCCAAGTCCCAGGCCAAGCCCCAAGCCAAGCAAGAGTCTTCGACGACCAAGCCCGCCAAGACCGTCACTCCGCCGA
The window above is part of the Caulobacter soli genome. Proteins encoded here:
- a CDS encoding SDR family oxidoreductase, producing MRLFVFGLGYVGQAFARALIARGWSVAATVRDAGRAAELSALGVQPVDAEDRDALTAALVGVNAVLITAPPSSDGCPGLEAVIPALAAAQAFPDWIGYLSTTGVYGDFEGRWVFESSPLKAQSVEGARRVGAERDWQEVGRGMGLTVTTFRLPGIYGPGRSALDRLRAGEGRRIVKPGQVFSRIHLEDIVSGLLASLDRPRAGGVYNLVDDEPAPPQDVMEHAASLLGVAVPPDLPFNEMGLSPATRRFYAENKRVSNALAKAELGWRPKYPTYREGLAAILKAGD
- a CDS encoding alpha/beta hydrolase encodes the protein MTDSLQTLVRNDNLRLAYRIVHGTQPTVVWLGGFHSDMTGTKAQVLADQAQATGGGYLRFDYFGHGESDGDFADGTISRWREDALAVLDELTEGPLVLVGSSMGGWLACLAAIARPDRVKAMVLIAPAPDFTEKLMEPELSVEAKAAIARDGRWVRPSEYDDGGYPITRQLLEDGARWSILSGTVPIDVPVRVLQGGADPDVPWTHALELANSLASDDVVFTLIKDGDHRLSRPQDLERLVAAVAEARMLAEPVEDDPVARRLARAARARAAGQAPGASWAAADMGPDEE
- a CDS encoding type II toxin-antitoxin system RelE/ParE family toxin, which encodes MRIVWTEPAVRDLAFARAWIAQDRPMAAASQVQRIVDAVAGLRDFPSIGRPGRRGGARELIVPGGPFIVAYKVRGDEIAILGVFHGARRWPDSL
- a CDS encoding CopG family ribbon-helix-helix protein, giving the protein MTKSAPLRIELDGDLDRRLSEVAEVMDQPKAALIERAVRDFLELRDWQDAAIDEGLRAAEEGRVFEHDEIAEWVASWDTPNERPMPTRD